The nucleotide window GAAACGCTCTTCTCGAATCCGGAGTAAGCGTGAACGACATACCACTTCTTGCTCATCCCAATATTCTCCGACCGGTTCTCAGACACGCTCACCCGATCAATAGACGAACGAGCCATACCAACAGCGCGTCCACGAACCAAAGAAATATGGCCATCACGATCACGAAAAGCGCCACCACTCCGGTCGTCTGCAAGGCCTCCTTACGCTGCGGCCAGACAACCTTCCTGGTCTCGGTGACCGAGTCCTGGCAATAACCATAAAATCGCTTCCCGGGCTCCGAAGTGAAAGCCACGGCACCGGCGATGACAAAGCCCAAAATAATCACACCCAGCCTGATGATCAGGGGACTCGCTGCAAGGTAGACCGAGCCCACGATGCCCGCGACCACGAGCAAGGCGGCCAAGGCGACCTTAAACTTGTCCATGACTGGATTGCTTTCGATGACAGCGCTCAACGGGGGTTCCCTCTACTGCTTATTCG belongs to Betaproteobacteria bacterium and includes:
- the secE gene encoding preprotein translocase subunit SecE, whose translation is MDKFKVALAALLVVAGIVGSVYLAASPLIIRLGVIILGFVIAGAVAFTSEPGKRFYGYCQDSVTETRKVVWPQRKEALQTTGVVALFVIVMAIFLWFVDALLVWLVRLLIG